The genomic segment GTCGCCGTCGACTACGCGCACGAACGGGCCGCGCGGCCCCCGTACGGCACCCTCACCGGCTTCCGCGACGGCCGCGAGGTGCCGCCGGTGCCGGACGGCTCCTGCGACCTCACCTCGCACGTCGCGCTGGACGCCGTCGGTGGCGGCGCCCCCCTCGTCACCCAGCGCGCCGCCCTGCGCGCCCTCGGCGTCTCCGGGGCCCGCCCGCCGCTCGCCCTGGCCTCCACGGACCCCCGCGGCTATCTGCGCGGTCTCGCCGCCGCGGGCGAGGCGGCCGAGCTCATCGACCCCGGCGGCCTCGGCGCCTTCCGCTGGCTCGCCACCCCCGTCGGCGACGCCTGCCACGGCCTGCTTCCGACGGGGCCGGAGACGGGTCCGGCGACGGGGTCGGGGACGCGTCCGGCCGGGGACTGACGCAACCGGCCGCCCGCAAGCGGGGTTGGAGGGCGGGCTGACAGAATGCCGTCCATGACGGAGACCACGATCGGCATCGGCGGCCAGGCCGAGGGCACCGACATGGTGCTGAACATCGGCCCGCAGCACCCCTCCACGCACGGAGTGCTGCGGTTGCGGATCGTGCTGGACGGCGAGCGGATCATCACGGCGGAACCCGTCGTCGGGTACATGCACCGCGGCGCGGAGAAGCTGTTCGAGGCGCGGGACTACCGCCAGATCATCATGCTGGCCAACCGTCACGACTGGCTGTCGGCGTTCTCCAACGAGCTGGGCGTCGTCATGGCCGTCGAGCGGATGCTGGGCATGGAGGTCCCGGAGCGCGCGGTGTGGACCCGTACCCTCCTCGCCGAGCTGAACCGGGTGCTCAACCACCTGATGTTCCTCGGCTCGTACCCCCTGGAACTGGGCGGCATCACCGCCGTCTTCTACGCGTTCCGGGAACGCGAGGAACTGCAGAACGTCATGGAGGAGATCTCCGGCGGCCGCATGCACTACATGTTCAACCGGGTCGGCGGCCTCAAGGAGGACCTGCCGAACGGCTGGCTCGGCCGCGCCCGGCACGCCGTCGCGCAGGTCAGGTCCCGGATGGGCCGCTTCGACGACCTGGTGCTCGGCAACGAGATCTTCCGCGGCCGCACCCGCGGTGTCGGCACGCTGTCCGCCGAGGCGGTGCACGGCTTCGGCGTCAGCGGGCCGATCGCCCGCGCCTCGGGCGTGGACTTCGACCTGCGCCGCGACGAGCCGTACCTGGCGTACGCGGAGCTGCAGGACACCCTGGAGGTCGTCACCCGCACGGAGGGCGACTGCCTGGCCCGCTTCGAGGTGCTGCTCGCGCAGACCCACAACGCACTGGACCTGGCGGACGCCTGCCTGGACCGGCTCGGCGAACTGCCGCAGGGCCCGATCAACCAGCGGCTGCCGAAGGTGCTGAAGGCGCCGGAGGGCCACACGTACGCGTGGACCGAGAACCCGCTGGGGCTGAACGGCTACTACCTGGTCTCCAAGGGCGAGAAGACCCCGTACCGGCTCAAGCTGCGCTCGGCGTCGTACAACAACATCCAGGCGCTGACGGTGCTGCTGCCCGGCACCCTGCTCGCGGACATGGTGGCGATCCTGGGCTCGATGTTCTTCGTCGTCGGGGACGTCGACAAGTAGCTCGACACGTAGCTCGGCGAGTGGCCGGCGCGGGGCCGGCGGCCGGGCCGGGCGTCAGGACGAGTGCGCGCGCAGGCCGCTGACGTCGATCTGCTCGGTCTCGTCGTGCTCGGTGAGATCGATGACCTCGGCCGCGAGCTGCGCCTCGTGCTCCGCGTACGCCTCCTCGCCGACGACGTCCGCGAGGTCCTCCCCCGCGGCGCCGGGCTTCTGGGTGCCGAAGAAGTCGAAGCCGCCGAGCGCGCGGCTGGCGGACCCGCCGGCGCGGTGCGGCTGCGCGTAGGGCAGTACGGCGGCGGCCACGGCCGGGACGAGGCGGTGCTCGCGGATCGGCAGGCTGGCAGCGGTCCTGGGGCCCGTGGAGTCCGGGCGGGTGTGCGTCGTGGCCGGCTCGGCGGCCTCGGCCGCCGCGTGCCGTCCCTGCGGTTCGTCGTCGCCGTTGCCCGCGCTGTCGGCGGCCGCCGCGTCACGGCGCCTGGCCTCCTCGACGGTGCGCAGGGCCTGCTGGCGGGCGGCGTTGCGGCCGAGGTTGAGGAGCGCCTCGTCCGCCTTCTTGAACGCGGCCGGGCCGACGGGTGAGGAGGTGATGGCCAGCGGAGCCTTGGCGGCTTCCAGCGCGAGCTGGCGGCGGCCTTCGAGGGCGCGGGCCCGCTCGCTCTCGGCGGTGGCGTAACGGCGGAGCAGATCGGCGTGTTCGGTGCGCAGCCGGGCCAGCTCGGCGCGCTTGGCGCTGAGCTTGGTGTCCAGTCGCACGCGCAGCTCGCGGGACTCGTCGAGGTCCGTTTCGAGCTCGGCTATGCGCTCGTCGGCGTGCCATTCGTCACGGGCGCGGGCGGTGGTGAGGTCGGCGACCCGGCGGCCGGCGGCCCGGTCCCAGGTGCGTGCCATGACCGCGCCGCCGCAGGCGGCCGCCGCGGCTGCCGCGACGACCGCGCGCAGCACCATCGGATCGGAACTGATCCAGGCGGCGGCGACACAGGCCACCGCGGACCCGGCCAGCGTCAGCGGGGGCAGCAGCCGGTGCAGCGGGGGGGAATGGCGGTGGCGTCCTCGTGGCATGGCTCGAAACTAGCGTGCGACGGGGACGCGTGGGGCCTGGGGTCCGATTTATCGCCGTCTCCCCGGCAATGGATGCCGCGATGAATACGGAGGGCATCCGGATCGACACCATGTGTTTCCGCAATGCCCTCCGCAGCCCGCCCCGACCCGGCTATGGATCTTGGCGCCGCCGGCCGGCCCGATGTCGGGCCGGCCGGCGGCGCCGGACCTCGGGCCGGAGCCCTCTGCCCTTTGGCCTGAGCCGCGTCAGCTCTTTGGCTTCAGCCCCGTCAGCCCGTGATCAGACCCTTCGACTTCAGATACGCGGCGGCGACATCAGCCGGCTTCTGGCGCTCCGCGTCGACCTTCTGGTTGAGGTCGGTGAGATCGGCGGTGGTGAGTGCCTTGGTGAGCTTTCCGAGGACGGTGGCGATATCGGCGGAGCCGGCGTCCTTGGCATTCACCACGGGAAGCAGGTTGTCCGCGTTCTGCAGCTTCTTGTCGTCCTCCAGGAGCACCAGGTTGAACTGGTCGAGCGTGGCGTCCGTGGTCGTGGTCAGCACCAGCTGGTCGGTGCCGTCCTTGACGGCCTGCTTGGACTGCACGGTGCCGACGCCCTTGGGGTCGATACCGGTGATGTTGATGCCGTACTTGCTCTTCAGGCCCGGCGAGCAGAAGGGCCGGTCCGGGCATTCGTCGCCGGCCGCCAGCTTGACCGCGACCTTGGCGGCACCGAGGTCGCTGAGGGTCTTCAGCTTGTGCTCGGCGGCGAAGTCCTTGTTGACGGCGAAGGCGTTCTGGTCGATGGCGGGACCGGCGTCGAGGACCTTCAGGCCCTTGGGCTCGGCGAAGGTGGTGAGTGCCTTCACCGTGGCCGTCACATCGGCGGAGGCCACCGGGGCGGCCTTCGGACCGTTCGCCTTGGTGTTGAAGTATTCGGCGAGCGTCGCCGCGTACTCGGGAACGATGTCGATCTGGCCCTTCTCCAGGGCCGGTTCATAAAGCTCGCGGTTCTTCAGCGTCTGTACAGAGGTGGAGTAACCGGC from the Streptomyces sp. RKAG293 genome contains:
- a CDS encoding ABC transporter substrate-binding protein, which produces MVAAAAALLLTGVTGCGGDSLEKSGSDTASPSSGEKKGALVIGSAGFTESTVLAELYAQVLKNAGYSTSVQTLKNRELYEPALEKGQIDIVPEYAATLAEYFNTKANGPKAAPVASADVTATVKALTTFAEPKGLKVLDAGPAIDQNAFAVNKDFAAEHKLKTLSDLGAAKVAVKLAAGDECPDRPFCSPGLKSKYGINITGIDPKGVGTVQSKQAVKDGTDQLVLTTTTDATLDQFNLVLLEDDKKLQNADNLLPVVNAKDAGSADIATVLGKLTKALTTADLTDLNQKVDAERQKPADVAAAYLKSKGLITG
- a CDS encoding NADH-quinone oxidoreductase subunit D, producing MPSMTETTIGIGGQAEGTDMVLNIGPQHPSTHGVLRLRIVLDGERIITAEPVVGYMHRGAEKLFEARDYRQIIMLANRHDWLSAFSNELGVVMAVERMLGMEVPERAVWTRTLLAELNRVLNHLMFLGSYPLELGGITAVFYAFREREELQNVMEEISGGRMHYMFNRVGGLKEDLPNGWLGRARHAVAQVRSRMGRFDDLVLGNEIFRGRTRGVGTLSAEAVHGFGVSGPIARASGVDFDLRRDEPYLAYAELQDTLEVVTRTEGDCLARFEVLLAQTHNALDLADACLDRLGELPQGPINQRLPKVLKAPEGHTYAWTENPLGLNGYYLVSKGEKTPYRLKLRSASYNNIQALTVLLPGTLLADMVAILGSMFFVVGDVDK